From a single Nostoc flagelliforme CCNUN1 genomic region:
- a CDS encoding class I SAM-dependent methyltransferase: MNQSGNKKLSQKDFVLLSAPLMAAYRAIENQRNDRLFSDPFAAKLVTPEAEAIALEDPEEDGRAYLAVRTRFFDDFLLSFAHVAPQVVSLGAGMDTRAFRLNWTEGTKYYEIDYPEVLNYKDAILKDTPTTCHRYSIAIDLTDYCWVQQLLQQGYDKSIPSVWLLEGLLYYLSETEAHALLNTIMDLTTTGSWIGLDLLNQLCKESTYDEFYHGYFHSGFDNPEELLATYGWKAEVLQPGEEGANFNRYIHPFPPRNHENVERVFLIKAKKIIENPYEKNIN, translated from the coding sequence ATGAATCAATCAGGTAACAAAAAACTTTCTCAAAAAGATTTTGTTTTGCTATCAGCGCCATTAATGGCAGCTTATAGAGCAATAGAAAATCAAAGAAACGATCGCCTATTTTCTGATCCATTTGCTGCTAAACTAGTCACTCCTGAAGCAGAAGCGATCGCCTTAGAAGACCCAGAAGAAGATGGTAGAGCTTACTTAGCTGTCCGCACACGCTTTTTTGATGATTTTCTACTAAGTTTTGCTCATGTTGCGCCACAAGTAGTTAGCTTGGGTGCTGGAATGGACACCCGTGCTTTTCGCCTGAATTGGACAGAAGGTACAAAATACTACGAAATTGATTACCCAGAAGTTCTAAACTACAAAGACGCAATTTTGAAGGATACGCCTACTACTTGTCATCGGTACTCTATTGCAATTGACCTTACCGATTACTGCTGGGTCCAGCAGCTACTTCAACAAGGATATGACAAAAGCATACCTTCTGTCTGGTTACTGGAAGGATTATTGTATTACTTGAGTGAAACAGAAGCTCATGCTTTGCTCAACACAATCATGGATCTGACGACAACTGGTAGTTGGATTGGTTTAGATTTACTAAACCAATTATGCAAAGAATCTACTTATGATGAATTTTATCACGGGTATTTTCATTCTGGTTTTGATAATCCAGAAGAGCTATTAGCTACTTATGGCTGGAAAGCAGAGGTATTACAACCAGGAGAAGAGGGAGCAAACTTTAATCGTTATATCCATCCTTTCCCACCACGCAATCATGAAAACGTAGAGCGTGTTTTCCTCATCAAAGCTAAGAAAATAATTGAAAATCCTTATGAAAAAAATATTAACTAA
- a CDS encoding helix-turn-helix domain-containing protein encodes MNTTSDRKEFLPVVPSYFDEYGLEPMEYRLYAHIVRRAGKNSCFESIPNMARSCLMNEKTVRKSLRVLVAARLIKVVQERKGRTSIYELTQPGEWLDSQSLPAIRQEFTTNSVNQNLSHNGNTPDNNGSGTKSGRGVVPDLVGVVVPDLVGVVVPNLVGVVVPDLVDEVYPNKVIPSKEFTPNAALPTQNAFPTQESCVCETEQLNLEKPTPEKPSLEESAPQQPTPQQPTSLRDAARTLSKNPESSQQTDNPSRRSTIAPGSFEKSEQSNNQLVAPNPKSASPTSLPDSTCYTIHPTEKTEQAMQKTGLPSWMDKAGPNGWKAEFVESYRQYLNSTPRYAKELIRQATTGEAKNALTRLSKTFEGKVEIQNHWDSFNELKERQQHQQQHQPHHSSDDALAKAIADDEERRRFEQQQHSWVPMPQKDAVALKAKLQAAVSSSKVPSNTRPSSTNLREVEAQLKLAR; translated from the coding sequence ATGAATACAACAAGTGATCGCAAAGAGTTTTTACCCGTTGTTCCATCTTACTTTGATGAGTACGGGCTGGAGCCAATGGAATATCGCTTATATGCCCACATCGTCAGACGTGCTGGTAAAAACAGCTGCTTTGAATCTATCCCTAACATGGCTCGAAGCTGCTTGATGAATGAAAAAACTGTCCGAAAATCATTGCGGGTTTTAGTTGCTGCCAGATTAATCAAAGTTGTACAAGAGCGCAAAGGTAGAACATCCATTTACGAACTTACTCAACCAGGTGAGTGGCTTGACTCGCAATCTTTACCAGCGATTAGGCAAGAATTCACGACAAATAGTGTTAATCAAAACTTGTCACACAATGGTAATACCCCTGACAATAATGGCAGTGGTACCAAATCTGGTAGGGGTGTGGTTCCTGATTTGGTAGGGGTAGTGGTTCCTGATCTGGTAGGGGTAGTGGTACCAAATCTGGTAGGAGTAGTGGTACCTGATTTGGTAGACGAAGTATATCCCAATAAGGTAATCCCATCTAAGGAATTCACACCTAATGCAGCACTCCCAACTCAAAACGCATTTCCCACCCAAGAATCGTGTGTGTGTGAAACTGAACAACTAAACCTTGAAAAACCAACTCCAGAAAAACCAAGTCTAGAAGAATCAGCCCCACAACAACCAACCCCACAACAACCCACTTCTCTACGAGACGCTGCGCGAACGTTGTCAAAAAATCCAGAGTCTTCGCAACAAACCGATAACCCCTCAAGAAGATCAACTATTGCGCCGGGGTCGTTCGAGAAATCCGAACAATCGAATAATCAGCTAGTAGCACCAAACCCAAAAAGTGCTAGTCCTACATCACTGCCCGATTCGACTTGTTACACAATTCACCCCACAGAGAAGACCGAGCAAGCGATGCAAAAAACTGGATTGCCGTCTTGGATGGACAAAGCAGGTCCTAACGGTTGGAAAGCAGAATTTGTAGAGTCTTACAGGCAATACTTGAACAGCACTCCCAGGTATGCCAAAGAGTTAATTCGTCAGGCAACAACAGGCGAGGCGAAAAATGCCCTAACTCGACTTTCAAAAACTTTTGAGGGCAAAGTAGAGATTCAGAACCACTGGGACAGCTTCAACGAGTTGAAAGAGCGTCAACAGCATCAGCAGCAGCATCAGCCCCATCACAGCAGCGATGATGCTCTAGCTAAAGCAATTGCCGATGATGAAGAACGCCGTCGCTTTGAACAACAACAACACTCCTGGGTTCCAATGCCTCAGAAAGATGCTGTTGCTCTCAAAGCAAAACTTCAAGCCGCAGTTTCTTCCTCAAAAGTTCCGAGCAACACCAGGCCATCTTCCACAAATTTGCGAGAAGTTGAAGCGCAGTTAAAATTAGCACGCTAG
- a CDS encoding two-partner secretion domain-containing protein: MIFQITIKSANSQIIPDALTINSQVTINGDITTITGGSQAGSNLFHSFGQFSLPTGTQAHFKNALDINNILVRVTGQSPSSIDGLIQANGTANLFFINPNGISFGSNASLNIGGSFIASTANGIEFADGTYFDTQQTSPTQGLLTVAIPIGLRFSNRPASILVSGDGQGARTGSDLIDTTSGLRVQPNQTLALVGGDMALTGATIKTAGGRIELGSVSGEGFVNLTSANKGWVLGYSNIKTFGDIQLSDAAVVDASGSGGGDIRVNSRNLSLTGGSQLEASTLGTEAGGTIEVNSADSLTLLGAPGSDLFLNTTIAAEVYEGATGTGGSININTGRLLLADEGQISAGTSGIGNSGSIEISARDIEVVGKSVITDSPFGSSIATVVEPGGFGIGGNISINTERLTIRDGGAVSVSTYSQGNGGNLAIKASDSIVVTGQLPGYGTLSTSRISALTWGSGNAGNIRVEAGRLSLQDGARISVSSEFPSVDIPIENPGTGNAGSLQIDANKVDLASQSSISAATFGGEGGNIFLTSNNLILHNSSINTNAFNAGNSGNINVDTDALVLQNSNITANAFEGQGGNIKINTQGLFVSSDSKVTATSEKGVDGTVQINTPQLDLVNSDIKSSYFQDHLVFNACSPNSLGLPNNLSISGRGGLPVNLDDLFTTTLGLTDPSSPIPSQQLPQSTQTNNTENIVVAQGWRNNGDGTVSFVITPGPTDEMGAYTSPLRSSCIKRVPDVGG; this comes from the coding sequence TTGATTTTTCAAATAACAATAAAATCTGCTAATTCTCAAATTATTCCAGATGCATTAACAATTAATTCACAAGTTACGATAAATGGCGATATTACTACTATTACTGGTGGTTCTCAAGCAGGCAGCAACCTATTCCACAGCTTTGGACAGTTTTCCCTTCCTACTGGAACACAAGCTCACTTTAAGAATGCGCTAGATATTAATAATATATTAGTTCGAGTTACGGGGCAGTCTCCTTCTAGTATTGATGGATTAATTCAAGCCAACGGCACAGCTAATTTATTCTTTATTAACCCCAATGGTATTTCTTTTGGCTCTAATGCTAGCTTAAATATTGGCGGTTCGTTTATAGCCAGTACAGCAAACGGTATTGAATTTGCCGATGGTACTTACTTTGATACTCAACAGACTTCTCCAACCCAAGGTCTACTAACAGTTGCTATTCCGATTGGCTTAAGATTTTCAAATAGACCAGCCAGTATTCTTGTTTCTGGCGATGGGCAAGGGGCAAGAACGGGATCTGACCTTATAGATACTACTTCTGGACTGCGCGTACAACCAAATCAAACTCTTGCTTTAGTCGGCGGTGATATGGCGCTAACAGGCGCAACAATCAAGACCGCAGGTGGGCGAATTGAATTAGGTAGTGTATCTGGAGAAGGTTTCGTTAACTTAACATCAGCAAATAAAGGCTGGGTCTTAGGTTATTCAAATATCAAAACTTTTGGGGATATTCAATTATCTGATGCAGCCGTGGTTGATGCAAGCGGTAGCGGAGGTGGCGATATCCGTGTAAATTCTAGAAATTTATCCTTAACTGGTGGCTCTCAACTTGAAGCCAGCACTTTAGGCACTGAAGCTGGAGGCACTATCGAAGTAAACTCAGCAGATTCATTGACTTTATTAGGAGCGCCCGGTTCTGACCTATTTTTGAACACGACTATTGCAGCTGAAGTTTATGAGGGGGCAACTGGCACAGGCGGCAGCATCAACATTAATACTGGCCGCTTACTCCTTGCAGATGAAGGACAAATATCTGCTGGTACATCTGGTATCGGCAATAGTGGTTCTATAGAAATATCAGCTCGTGATATAGAAGTAGTTGGAAAATCTGTAATCACTGACTCGCCATTTGGTAGTTCAATAGCTACTGTAGTTGAGCCAGGAGGTTTTGGTATTGGTGGCAATATCAGCATTAATACTGAGAGATTAACCATTCGTGATGGAGGGGCCGTGTCAGTCTCTACCTATAGTCAAGGAAATGGAGGTAACTTGGCTATTAAAGCTTCTGATTCTATCGTTGTAACTGGACAATTGCCAGGGTATGGTACTTTGTCAACGAGTAGAATATCAGCCTTAACATGGGGTTCTGGAAACGCAGGCAATATAAGAGTAGAAGCTGGGCGGCTATCTCTTCAAGATGGGGCAAGAATAAGTGTCAGCAGTGAGTTCCCTTCTGTAGATATTCCTATCGAAAACCCAGGTACAGGAAATGCAGGAAGTCTTCAAATTGATGCTAATAAAGTTGATTTAGCGTCCCAAAGCTCCATATCAGCTGCTACATTTGGTGGAGAAGGAGGTAATATTTTTTTGACTTCTAATAATTTAATATTGCATAATAGCTCTATTAATACCAATGCTTTTAATGCTGGGAATAGTGGCAATATCAACGTTGATACAGATGCATTGGTATTACAAAATAGCAACATTACAGCTAATGCTTTTGAAGGGCAAGGTGGTAATATCAAAATTAATACTCAAGGCTTATTTGTCTCATCAGATAGCAAAGTTACAGCTACTTCAGAAAAGGGAGTTGACGGGACGGTACAAATTAATACTCCACAATTAGACCTTGTAAATTCTGACATCAAAAGTTCATATTTTCAAGATCACCTGGTTTTTAATGCCTGTTCTCCAAATTCCCTCGGTTTACCTAACAATCTCTCCATTTCTGGTAGAGGAGGACTTCCCGTTAATCTCGATGATTTATTTACCACTACATTGGGTTTGACAGATCCATCTTCCCCCATTCCTTCTCAACAATTACCTCAATCTACTCAAACCAATAATACAGAAAATATAGTAGTAGCCCAAGGGTGGCGCAACAACGGCGATGGGACTGTTAGCTTTGTTATTACTCCAGGCCCTACTGACGAGATGGGTGCATACACTTCACCATTGAGATCATCTTGCATTAAGAGAGTACCAGATGTAGGGGGCTAA
- a CDS encoding replicative DNA helicase has product MHPNQDNVVSFHPDRSLDNLPPQNIEAEVAILGGIMLDPEAMTRVSDRLITQAFYISAHKDIYQAAVQLHATYQPTDLLSVTAWLADHNLLNRIGGRNKLATLVDRTVSAVNIDALADLVMEKYRRRQLIKVGNEIVQLGYETQTELPLVLSLAEAKVFTVTQNQSDERCKVFSAQDMGFELFQKLEMGNMAGDRIGWYDLENITGGIYPSSLVVVAAESHMGKTHFMISYAYEIMTKLGKPVLYVTPEMDKNQLNARMLARITGVDASMIQTNTQCYWEQIAQGIGQMVELPWKVYEHSSPTTAMIASAVRRAIAEFGGSIGAVFIDYLQQIPLESGGNMAFEVGKITRQIRDIAKSHKIPVFLGCQINRGNQTTADKRPNRHLLRNSGEIFEVCDQLIMLYRDAVYTKDPSDRTIELIVEKNRLYGKLGTATMLCDLSTSKFLNLAR; this is encoded by the coding sequence ATGCACCCTAATCAAGACAACGTAGTTTCTTTTCACCCTGACAGGTCACTTGACAACTTGCCTCCACAAAATATCGAAGCGGAAGTTGCGATTTTGGGCGGGATTATGCTTGACCCAGAAGCGATGACTAGAGTCAGCGATCGCCTAATAACCCAAGCCTTTTACATCAGCGCCCACAAAGATATTTATCAAGCCGCAGTCCAACTTCATGCTACATACCAACCCACAGATTTACTAAGCGTCACCGCTTGGTTGGCTGACCACAATCTTCTCAATCGCATTGGTGGCAGAAATAAGTTAGCGACTTTGGTAGACCGCACTGTGTCCGCCGTCAACATCGATGCTTTGGCCGATCTGGTGATGGAGAAATATCGACGGCGGCAGCTAATCAAAGTGGGCAATGAAATTGTCCAACTCGGTTACGAGACGCAAACTGAACTACCACTTGTACTATCGCTTGCTGAGGCGAAAGTTTTCACTGTAACCCAAAATCAAAGCGATGAACGTTGCAAGGTTTTCTCAGCACAAGATATGGGCTTTGAACTTTTCCAAAAGCTGGAGATGGGAAACATGGCAGGCGACAGAATTGGTTGGTACGACCTGGAAAATATCACCGGTGGCATTTATCCCAGCAGCTTGGTAGTGGTGGCTGCTGAATCCCACATGGGCAAAACTCATTTCATGATTTCTTACGCTTACGAAATCATGACTAAACTTGGAAAACCAGTTTTGTACGTTACTCCAGAAATGGATAAGAATCAACTCAATGCCCGAATGCTGGCCCGAATCACAGGCGTAGACGCTTCTATGATTCAAACCAATACTCAGTGCTACTGGGAGCAAATAGCACAGGGTATAGGACAGATGGTGGAACTGCCTTGGAAGGTTTACGAGCATTCTTCCCCTACAACCGCAATGATTGCTTCTGCTGTACGCCGTGCTATTGCCGAATTTGGTGGTTCTATTGGGGCTGTGTTTATTGATTACTTGCAGCAGATTCCACTAGAATCCGGCGGAAACATGGCCTTTGAAGTCGGCAAAATTACCCGCCAGATTCGGGATATTGCCAAGTCTCACAAAATCCCTGTTTTCTTGGGCTGTCAAATCAATCGGGGGAATCAAACTACGGCTGATAAACGCCCCAATCGTCATCTTTTACGTAATTCTGGCGAAATCTTTGAGGTTTGTGACCAGTTAATTATGCTTTACCGGGATGCCGTGTATACAAAAGACCCCAGCGATCGCACTATCGAGTTGATTGTTGAAAAAAACCGCCTTTACGGTAAGCTCGGCACTGCGACCATGTTGTGCGATTTATCAACATCGAAATTTTTGAACTTGGCCAGGTAA
- a CDS encoding calcium-binding protein, which produces MAIINGTIFNDNNTVNGSPLILLPALDGGAGSDILNGNAGDDILNGGAGSDILNGNAGDDILNGGAGSDILNGNAEDDILNGGAGSDTLNGGASSDTLNGGAGSDTLNGGASSDTLNGGAGNDSLNGGAGSDILTGGAGTDSLTGGAGNDIFNFNSVSDSPAGLSRDVITDFVGNGIFAGDQIDLSTIDANSTVGGNQAFTFIGSGAFTAAGQVRYSEGILQASTDGDLSAEFEIGLRATPQLVANDIIL; this is translated from the coding sequence ATGGCAATTATCAACGGTACCATTTTTAATGACAACAATACCGTCAACGGTTCCCCGCTAATCTTGCTCCCTGCCCTAGATGGGGGTGCTGGCAGCGATATCCTCAACGGCAATGCCGGGGACGATATCCTAAATGGGGGTGCTGGCAGCGATATCCTTAACGGCAATGCCGGGGACGATATCCTAAATGGGGGTGCTGGCAGCGATATCCTCAACGGCAATGCCGAGGACGATATCCTAAATGGGGGTGCTGGTAGCGATACCTTAAATGGGGGTGCTAGCAGCGATACCTTAAATGGCGGTGCTGGTAGCGATACCTTAAATGGGGGTGCTAGCAGCGATACCTTAAATGGCGGTGCTGGCAATGATAGCTTAAATGGGGGTGCTGGCAGCGATATTCTCACTGGCGGCGCTGGGACTGATTCTCTCACTGGCGGTGCTGGTAACGATATTTTCAATTTCAACTCAGTTTCAGATAGTCCTGCTGGTTTGTCACGGGATGTTATCACTGACTTCGTTGGAAATGGTATCTTTGCAGGTGATCAAATCGATCTATCTACCATTGATGCTAACTCCACTGTAGGGGGCAACCAAGCCTTTACTTTCATTGGATCTGGCGCATTCACCGCAGCCGGTCAGGTTCGTTATTCAGAAGGTATCCTTCAAGCTAGCACTGATGGGGATCTGTCGGCTGAGTTTGAGATTGGGCTGAGAGCAACACCACAACTAGTGGCAAACGACATTATCCTTTAA
- a CDS encoding DUF488 domain-containing protein yields the protein MTVFTSYYRGEIRGEAVSISLYPPKNWKGKHLPLFAPTPELLWWKASAQDTAAQSEYTREFRKTLDSRQQLIQLWVRKQKENPQDITLCCFEKTGDFCHRYQVGEEILQELWGGEVGADQLQLTLVQGKTNHPISSLSELAREKGKEEGEKVLNPKPINLSPLPSPHPTFLGWQTTTAYSPLVSSLIEKCHALGYPVMCDRIPCGYYRVSLHGEDLGDWSELGVLAVLSGLQQEFYRGRLLLGLAAVGSGC from the coding sequence ATGACAGTCTTCACCTCATATTATCGTGGCGAAATCCGAGGCGAGGCTGTTTCAATTTCGCTGTACCCTCCCAAAAATTGGAAAGGCAAACACCTGCCTCTGTTTGCTCCCACTCCCGAACTGCTGTGGTGGAAGGCATCAGCCCAGGATACTGCCGCACAGTCAGAATACACCAGGGAGTTCAGGAAGACTCTGGATTCTCGTCAGCAACTAATTCAATTGTGGGTGAGAAAACAGAAAGAAAATCCGCAAGATATAACGCTATGCTGCTTTGAAAAGACTGGGGATTTCTGTCATCGATATCAAGTCGGGGAGGAGATACTGCAAGAGCTTTGGGGTGGGGAAGTTGGGGCTGACCAGCTACAATTAACCCTTGTCCAAGGCAAGACAAATCACCCTATTAGTTCGCTAAGTGAACTTGCCAGGGAAAAGGGTAAGGAGGAAGGGGAAAAGGTTTTAAATCCCAAACCCATTAACCTTTCCCCTTTACCCAGCCCTCACCCAACATTTTTGGGTTGGCAGACCACTACTGCATATTCACCTTTGGTATCGTCGCTGATCGAGAAATGTCACGCATTGGGTTATCCTGTGATGTGTGATCGCATCCCTTGCGGGTATTACCGGGTATCTCTGCATGGCGAAGATTTGGGCGATTGGTCGGAACTTGGGGTGCTGGCGGTTCTGTCGGGGTTACAGCAGGAGTTCTATCGGGGGCGGTTGCTGCTGGGGTTGGCGGCGGTGGGGTCTGGCTGCTGA
- a CDS encoding DUF1392 family protein, whose protein sequence is MVSLLERVYIKSAKAFGYCTGVEWSLQGWKYEIAIGNDNITVWGNELIGTGNLQPVIKEKPVFRLGELVEFRLSLDGPPIRIVQGIQLINDVWFYSVEWMSPSISEKGVASGVSEAVASLRASEKMGQASYPTDPPSTQTSIPKKPAPFSKPFPRDKVFTSKDSIARVSDYDLERVRL, encoded by the coding sequence CTGGTCAGTCTGTTAGAGCGAGTGTATATTAAATCTGCCAAAGCATTCGGTTATTGTACTGGTGTCGAATGGTCGCTACAGGGTTGGAAATACGAGATTGCTATTGGTAATGACAATATTACTGTTTGGGGTAACGAACTCATCGGTACTGGTAATTTGCAACCGGTTATTAAAGAAAAACCTGTTTTTCGCCTGGGTGAGTTGGTCGAGTTTCGGTTGTCACTAGATGGCCCACCGATTCGTATTGTCCAGGGCATTCAACTGATTAACGATGTGTGGTTCTACAGTGTGGAATGGATGTCTCCCAGCATCTCTGAAAAAGGTGTCGCATCTGGCGTTAGCGAAGCGGTAGCGAGTCTTCGAGCGTCAGAGAAAATGGGGCAGGCTTCATACCCAACCGATCCTCCATCTACGCAGACAAGCATCCCAAAAAAGCCTGCCCCATTTTCCAAGCCGTTCCCCCGTGACAAGGTTTTTACCTCTAAAGATTCCATCGCACGGGTGAGTGATTACGATTTGGAGCGGGTACGATTATGA
- a CDS encoding ASCH domain-containing protein — protein sequence MKALSVRQPWAWAIIYALKNVENRGWPIHYRGDILIHAAKTCTKKESQVAKEFGHCMGVVIPELISLRRGQVIGVVTIVDCRFSQVASGWGMPLQYHWKLENPRQITPIPYIGQLGIFEVPADLVMEVAA from the coding sequence GTGAAAGCGCTATCCGTCCGTCAGCCTTGGGCATGGGCAATTATTTATGCTCTCAAAAATGTTGAAAACCGAGGCTGGCCCATTCATTATCGCGGCGACATTCTGATTCACGCCGCCAAAACCTGTACCAAAAAAGAGTCCCAGGTAGCAAAAGAATTTGGCCATTGCATGGGGGTAGTAATCCCAGAATTAATCTCTCTACGTCGCGGCCAAGTCATCGGCGTTGTCACAATAGTTGACTGCCGATTCTCACAAGTTGCATCTGGCTGGGGGATGCCTCTTCAATACCACTGGAAACTGGAGAATCCGCGCCAGATTACACCGATTCCTTACATTGGGCAACTGGGGATTTTTGAAGTACCCGCTGATTTGGTCATGGAGGTGGCTGCATGA
- a CDS encoding DNA cytosine methyltransferase produces MIKTARSHTLPPKPKSVIVELSATPEKSSEKGVKASQGESVGCLYQYLETKKLLDGKTVSYPRVIDERDPNNPFHWRWAFNWKEKINGAWKGKSIGSIPPGAVPMIRLIQQQGAIREDIIAFIKKAKTKKTSPKLDVCKNFDNTKIKPVLPDDAPIAVVLFAGGGGIEAGMVQAGIRPVIAVEFDPTKPDLSRAIAKIHHRNFSKYGCRIIQLTVQEVAQSGFIGFPRRPDYLHASPVCANFSQAHTAKAGKGGETTDDLTAAIAVAKAIRQLQPRVFTLENVPRYQNSQSFSIILSALEQEGYLVDYSVVNMADFGLPQARRRLVLVASRGFRVALPSGTIPCGWYEAIVYLIPTMTDSQLLPKQRQALEKFLAGNAPTPLLIERVGGRTESKYKPAHLPCNTILRSHFTDHKGCNRSRFADIWLPDGRVKSLSIQGAARLQGFPDWYEFPKETATAGSIIGYSVPPSFATQLFISAQSNLLGVTV; encoded by the coding sequence ATGATTAAAACAGCCCGAAGTCATACGCTACCTCCAAAGCCAAAATCAGTAATAGTTGAGTTATCTGCAACACCCGAAAAATCAAGCGAGAAAGGGGTCAAAGCCTCACAGGGGGAATCAGTCGGTTGTCTTTATCAGTACCTCGAAACTAAAAAGCTACTTGATGGGAAGACTGTTTCTTATCCCCGTGTGATTGATGAACGTGACCCGAATAATCCCTTTCATTGGCGATGGGCATTCAATTGGAAAGAGAAGATAAACGGGGCATGGAAAGGCAAAAGTATAGGTTCAATTCCCCCTGGTGCTGTCCCAATGATTCGTCTAATACAACAACAGGGGGCAATTAGGGAAGATATTATCGCCTTTATCAAAAAAGCGAAAACCAAAAAGACATCACCAAAATTAGATGTCTGCAAAAATTTTGATAACACAAAAATAAAACCAGTTCTTCCAGATGATGCACCGATCGCTGTAGTACTTTTCGCGGGTGGCGGTGGGATTGAAGCGGGGATGGTGCAAGCGGGGATTCGTCCAGTCATTGCGGTGGAATTCGACCCCACCAAACCAGACTTGAGCAGGGCAATCGCCAAAATCCATCACCGCAACTTTAGCAAGTACGGCTGTAGAATAATCCAACTAACAGTGCAAGAAGTAGCGCAGTCAGGATTTATTGGTTTTCCCCGCCGCCCCGATTACCTCCATGCCTCCCCAGTATGCGCCAATTTCAGTCAAGCCCACACAGCCAAAGCGGGTAAGGGCGGCGAAACTACCGATGACCTGACGGCTGCGATCGCTGTGGCAAAAGCCATCCGACAGTTGCAGCCACGAGTGTTTACTCTCGAAAATGTTCCGCGTTATCAGAACAGTCAGAGTTTCAGTATCATCTTGTCAGCTTTGGAGCAAGAGGGATATCTGGTCGATTACAGTGTGGTCAACATGGCTGATTTTGGACTACCTCAGGCGCGGCGGCGGTTAGTTCTGGTTGCAAGTAGGGGGTTTCGGGTTGCCCTACCTTCGGGGACTATACCTTGTGGTTGGTACGAGGCGATCGTGTATCTCATCCCCACCATGACCGATTCCCAACTACTCCCCAAACAACGGCAAGCTTTGGAGAAATTTTTAGCCGGGAATGCGCCAACACCATTGCTAATAGAAAGAGTGGGGGGACGTACAGAGTCCAAGTATAAACCTGCACACTTGCCCTGTAACACGATATTGCGCTCGCATTTCACCGATCACAAAGGTTGCAACCGTAGTAGGTTCGCTGATATCTGGTTGCCGGATGGTAGAGTCAAATCCTTGTCAATCCAAGGTGCAGCGAGATTACAAGGTTTTCCTGACTGGTACGAATTTCCAAAAGAGACTGCTACGGCTGGGTCAATTATCGGCTATTCCGTGCCTCCCAGTTTCGCAACACAACTATTTATATCTGCACAGAGCAATTTATTAGGAGTGACTGTATGA